The following proteins come from a genomic window of Lolium rigidum isolate FL_2022 chromosome 5, APGP_CSIRO_Lrig_0.1, whole genome shotgun sequence:
- the LOC124655771 gene encoding kinesin-like protein KIN-12F: MENNVQVVIRVRPLNNTEKNLCGYNRCLRQESAQSITWTGHPELCFKFDHVACESVNQEVLFRVAGLPMVENCMAGYNSCVFSYGQTGSGKTHTMLGEITELGVNPGPECGMIPRIFELLIARIREEEESRRDEKLKYNCKCSFLEIYNEQITDLVDPSSTNLLLREDTNVGAYVENLTEREVTSVGDIMTLLTQSSVNRKVSATNMNSASSRSHTVFTCTIESRWEKDSICNSRFARLNLVDLAGSERQTASGAEGERLKEASNINKSLLTLSLVITNLVDRTSGKKWHIPYRDSKLTFLLQDSLGGNSKTLIIANVSPSLCSSKETLSTLKFAQRARRIQNNALVNEDSLGDVQTLQNQIYILKERGSADNELQMLQSQIAKLLQEKENARECHLKSQETIEDLSSQVLQLQSEMIDKEKCYEARLEMCSVLKGKLLVDINNNFGLIAKKEQEATELSSKLDSFGNKILRLQAQEEEMLARADSMYNKLSVLTEEIDITNMNHNEKISVLEKQLANAASELGAVSLENNELRSQLNCIERRSYFMEEELTRESNATEKMEEKLTELKILLDERNSFLQKLQNDFSKLSDEKQCCDSQALILRDKLGRAQALAEEREAIATEAWQIADEMKTCAEEKVKEVKVLERSVDDLQSTVCALEEQLARKVSQPNAVSVAKNKQGTELGKNIMHLHRQEEAMLSGSNSMHSEQSILIDEIFATNRGALAAESKENEDLHHQLDEALLLNEMLKDRMLEDLSLLQVNNAIPVNDMEGCSQFQLCNLLANYHHESVVINTIANDIETIVLASELKQHKAEVQEQMLMCTEVVEGLKTESTLWKVDQELGSAIIDDLLEESSNIRTDRESLKRNKDKIRATVKRAKAATSLMCSLPK, from the exons ATGGAGAACAACGTGCAG GTTGTTATCCGTGTCCGCCCTTTGAATAACACTGAGAAAAACCTTTGTGGTTATAATCGCTGCTTGAGACAAGAAAGTGCTCAGAGCATCACATGGACCGGACACCCAGAATTATGTTTTAAGTTCGACCATGTTGCTTGTGAATCAGTGAATCAG GAAGTGCTTTTCCGAGTTGCTGGTTTACCAATGGTCGAGAACTGTATGGCTGGATACAACAGCTGCGTATTTTCTTATGGGCAG ACTGGAAGTGGAAAGACACACACAATGCTTGGTGAAATCACTGAGTTGGGAGTGAATCCTGGTCCAGAATGTGGCATGATACCACGCATTTTTGAGTTATTAATTGCAAGAATCAGAGAG GAAGAAGAAAGCAGGAGGGATGAGAAGCTCAAGTACAACTGCAAGTGTTCTTTCCTGGAGATTTacaatgaacaaattacagatcttGTTGACCCTTCATCCACAAATCTTCTG CTCCGAGAAGATACGAACGTTGGAGCCTATGTTGAAAATTTGACCGAACGTGAAGTTACCAGTGTCGGTGACATCATGACACTTTTGACGCAG AGTTCTGTTAATAGGAAAGTGTCTGCGACAAACATGAATTCTGCGAGTAGCCGCTCGCACACTGTATTCACATGCACTATCGAGAGTAGGTGGGAGAAGGATTCCATTTGTAACTCACGGTTTGCAAGACTGAATCTAGTTGATCTTGCTGGGTCCGAAAG GCAAACGGCATCTGGTGCTGAAGGTGAGCGGCTTAAGGAAGCTTCCAATATTAACAAATCATTGTTAACACTCAG CCTTGTGATAACTAATTTAGTTGATCGCACATCTGGGAAGAAATGGCACATTCCTTATAGGGATTCAAAATTGACGTTCCTTCTCCAG GATTCACTTGGTGGAAACTCGAAGACGTTGATTATCGCAAATGTTAGCCCTTCATTGTG TTCAAGTAAGGAAACACTCAGTACCCTCAAGTTTGCTCAACGTGCAAGGCGCATTCAAAACAAT GCTCTTGTGAATGAAGACTCTTTAGGAGACGTTCAGACTTTGCAAAATCAGATATATATCCTAAAG GAGAGGGGGTCTGCTGACAACGAATTGCAGATGTTGCAGTCTCAAATAGCCAAGCTTCtgcaagaaaaagaaaatgcGAGAGAATGCCATCTCAAGAGTCAAGAAACCATTGAAGATTTAAGTTCTCAGGTCCTTCAGTTGCAGTCAGAAATGATTGACAAAGAGAAGTGCTATGAAGCTAGACTGGAAATGTGTAGTGTTCTCAAAGGGAAGTTGCTAGTCGACATCAACAATAATTTTGGTCTTATTGCGAAGAAAGAACAAGAAGCAACTGAACTGAGCTCAAAATTGGATTCGTTTGGAAATAAAATTCTGCGTTTGCAAGCACAAGAAGAAGAAATGTTGGCACGGGCAGATTCCATGTATAATAAACTGTCCGTTTTGACTGAAGAGATTGATATTACCAACATGAATCATAACGAAAAAATTTCTGTGCTGGAGAAGCAGCTAGCAAATGCAGCTAGTGAACTAGGTGCAGTTTCTCTGGAGAACAATGAGTTGAGATCTCAGCTCAACTGTATTGAACGTCGCAGTTACTTTATGGAAGAGGAGTTAACCCGTGAAAGTAATGCCACTGAAAAAATGGAAGAAAAGTTAACTGAGCTGAAAATTTTACTTGATGAAAGGAACAGCTTCCTTCAAAAGTTGCAAAATGACTTCTCCAAGCTTTCGGATGAGAAACAATGCTGTGACTCTCAGGCGCTTATCTTGAGAGATAAGCTGGGGAGGGCTCAGGCATTGGCAGAAGAACGTGAAGCAATTGCTACAGAGGCTTGGCAG ATAGCAGATGAAATGAAGACATGTGCCGAAGAGAAGGTCAAAGAAGTCAAGGTGTTGGAGAGATCAGTTGATGATCTCCAAAGTACTGTATGTGCTCTAGAGGAGCAGTTGGCAAGGAAAGTTAGTCAACCTAATGCAGTTTCTGTTGCAAAGAACAAACAAGGAACTGAACTTGGAAAGAACATTATGCATCTGCATAGACAAGAAGAGGCAATGTTGTCAGGGTCAAACTCCATGCACAGTGAACAGTCTATTTTGATTGACGAGATTTTCGCTACCAACAGGGGTGCTTTGGCAGCTGAATCAAAAGAAAACGAAGATCTGCACcaccagttggacgaagctttgcTTCTCAATGAAATGTTGAAGGACAGAATGCTTGAAGATCTGAGTCTGCTTCAAGTGAATAATGCTATACCTGTAAATGATATGGAAGGGTGCAGCCAATTTCAGTTGTGCAATCTGCTTGCAAACTACCACCACGAGTCAGTTGTGATCAACACAATCGCAAATGATATTGAGACTATTGTTTTGGCTTCAGAACTCAAGCAACACAAAGCTGAAGTGCAGGAACAAATGCTTATGTGTACAGAAGTTGTTGAAGGACTGAAGACCGAATCAACTTTGTGGAAAGTTGATCAGGAGCTTGGCAGTGCTATAATCGATGATTTACTTGAAGAGAGCAGCAATATAAGGACTGATCGGGAGAGCCTGAAGCGAAACAAGGACAAAATTAGGGCAACAGTAAAAAGAGCAAAAGCTGCCACCTCTCTCATGTGTAGTCTCCCGAAATGA